The Asterias rubens chromosome 16, eAstRub1.3, whole genome shotgun sequence region CATTCATTCCTAACTGATTCGcatgtttatttataacatGAGCATCGTCTGTATCCTTTCAGAAACTACAACATTGGCAAACGGAATCAAACGGCTGTCGTTGagtcttgaaaaaaaattggaaattaTCAAGGCCGTGGAGGAGCACCCAGAAATCAAAAAGTCCGAACTGGCTCGGCAGTTTGGACTTGCCTCCAGTACCCTATGGACTATACTGAAGAAGCGAAAGGAGATCGTCAAATGCAGCAAGTCTTACGAACACTCATGTAAACGCATGCGCCTATCTATCCACAGCGACATTGAAAAGTCCATGCTGTTGTGGATGCAGAAGACGTTGGCGAAGAAACTTCCAGTGACCAGTGTCACAATCCGTGCAAAGGCCAGGGAGCTGGCGATGGAGTTGGGTCGCAACAACTTCAAGGCAAGCTGGGGATGGTTGTGTCGCTTCCGGAAGCGTCACCAAGTACTTATTACCCAGCACCTCCAACCTATGGGAACCAAGACACTTGCAAAGGATTCCAGAGTGAAGGCGAAGCATAATTCACCCGCCCAAAAGGAACGGGGTGAGGAGCCCGCAGTGGAACTTTCAATGGATGAGTCATATGAAGATGCGATGATGCATCATTCTCCATCGACCAACGAGGCATTCCACTTTCTTGCCCGTCTTCAGGACTTCTTCAACAACAGGGAGGAGTCGAGTAATGAAGATTTTCTGCGAATTGCTGGACTGGAGGCAAGCTTAGTTCAGTGTGGCAAAAATGACCAACAAAGCAAGATTACAGACTATTTTCATccttgaaacatttattttaagtacTTTGGATTTCATTGGAATTACACTTTGGTCCAGTAAATGTTTGAAGCACAATGGTCATGCTTTTGAATTGCACTCAATATTATTGTTGTGGACCAAAGTTGGTCTGTTGATTAATTATCGTTATTTcccttcttatttttttaatacatagtttaatgattttaaagtttttttgtgatgtatttttgtaagttttagtatttttattttattttttataatgaatccaaccgtatgtggttgcaaataattaaataaaagaaaaaattaaaaaattaaaaaaagaacctTACCTTACCTTTAAACCACTCTCTATTGTTTTGGTTTGTAGTGAGTTggttaaaacataaaaacacaataatacaTGCTGTTTAAACTGTCAACAAATGAACACTGTGAAAGAATTTATGTGTTGTCAGGGCTGAGGGTTTCAGATTTTTGTGCACGTATGAAATTTGGCTTCATACTGTCGGTTTGGATACATCGCCCGAGTCTGTGGAACCATGGCGGAACTAAACCATAACTCCTGAACTAGGTTGGTAGCTAGAGAGAGAAAATATGAGTACCTGTGTTTTGCTTTGCTTGGATATTCAGCTTGGAACACTTTCCGGGGACCCTGCAACAAGTCTGTCGTGCTCAAAAAGACGTTCATGCAAGCCTATTCCACAGAATCGTTAGCTCGAAGAGTGTTTTCCAGACGTCAATATTAgtcattctggagagaaattcaaagtacaaaggcaCATAT contains the following coding sequences:
- the LOC117301074 gene encoding major centromere autoantigen B-like; this translates as MCETTTLANGIKRLSLSLEKKLEIIKAVEEHPEIKKSELARQFGLASSTLWTILKKRKEIVKCSKSYEHSCKRMRLSIHSDIEKSMLLWMQKTLAKKLPVTSVTIRAKARELAMELGRNNFKASWGWLCRFRKRHQVLITQHLQPMGTKTLAKDSRVKAKHNSPAQKERGEEPAVELSMDESYEDAMMHHSPSTNEAFHFLARLQDFFNNREESSNEDFLRIAGLEASLVQCGKNDQQSKITDYFHP